From Pararhodobacter zhoushanensis, the proteins below share one genomic window:
- a CDS encoding SMP-30/gluconolactonase/LRE family protein — translation MPEQAKNRLVEGLIVTRLSDRPAALGESPVWDAGAACLWWIDGVAGEIRCHRPTRPEAEAVRIGGHIGSLALAEAGQLLVARDHAFLLVDPASGSVQTLLTLEGADPAMRLNDGATDRQGRFLCAGMGRSGAPLGALHQLGADGRQRVLATGLRIGNGVCVSPDGATLYFTDTPARKTYACDYDPATGAASEPRVLVDTAPLGSGIDGQTVDRDGNLWAAMIHSAEIGCFAPDGRLLHRFNAPVDLPSSLAFGGADMGTLYVTSIRDSGTGRAVSKHPDGGHLFAIDGTGATGIPETRFAARITP, via the coding sequence ATGCCTGAGCAGGCGAAAAACCGGCTCGTGGAGGGCCTGATCGTCACCCGCCTGTCCGACCGTCCCGCCGCGCTGGGCGAGAGCCCGGTGTGGGACGCCGGGGCCGCGTGCTTGTGGTGGATCGACGGGGTGGCAGGCGAGATCCGCTGCCACCGCCCGACCCGGCCTGAAGCCGAGGCTGTGCGGATCGGGGGGCATATCGGTTCGCTGGCGCTGGCAGAGGCCGGGCAGCTTCTGGTGGCACGCGATCATGCCTTCTTGCTGGTAGATCCGGCCTCAGGGTCGGTGCAGACCCTGCTGACCCTTGAGGGGGCCGATCCCGCCATGCGGCTGAACGATGGGGCAACCGACCGGCAGGGCCGGTTCCTCTGCGCCGGGATGGGGCGCTCGGGCGCGCCGCTCGGGGCCTTGCACCAGCTTGGTGCGGACGGGCGGCAGCGGGTGCTGGCCACCGGTCTGCGCATCGGCAACGGCGTCTGCGTCAGCCCGGATGGCGCGACGCTGTATTTCACCGACACGCCCGCGCGCAAAACCTATGCCTGCGACTATGACCCGGCGACGGGTGCCGCGTCGGAACCGCGCGTGCTGGTCGACACGGCACCCTTGGGATCGGGCATCGACGGGCAGACGGTGGACCGCGACGGCAACCTGTGGGCCGCGATGATCCACAGCGCCGAGATCGGCTGCTTTGCCCCGGACGGGCGGCTGTTGCACCGCTTCAACGCCCCCGTCGATCTGCCCTCAAGCCTGGCCTTCGGCGGCGCGGATATGGGCACGCTTTATGTGACCTCGATCCGCGATTCCGGCACCGGACGCGCGGTGTCAAAGCATCCCGACGGCGGGCACCTGTTTGCCATCGACGGCACCGGCGCAACGGGCATCCCCGAGACACGCTTTGCAGCAAGGATTACCCCATGA
- a CDS encoding CaiB/BaiF CoA transferase family protein translates to MTDPAFGPLAGLKVLDIATIIAAPFAASLLADFGADVTKLEIPGRGDGLRNFPPFRDNKPLWWKVTNRGKRYGTLDLRQPEGLAVIKQIIAQNDVLVENFRPGTLAKWGLDRETLWQINPKLVILRVSAFGQTGPTSKQGGFARIFEAMGGLTHITGTKDGDPVHPGYPIADAIGGLFGAFSICAALLGIARNGTQGEEIDLALTEATFRLLENLAIEYDQLGQVRERDGNNNQYTAPANVFRTGDGRYVTVTGSTDSMSAANMRAIGRADLIDDPRFKTNRDRMRYREELDGVFRAYMESHTLDQVLADFTRENGAIGPIYSVEQIFADAQMQDREAITLVADEDFGTVRMQNVVPRLTRNPGKIRWAAKSLGADNDAIFRDLGLTPAQIAGLRANGIV, encoded by the coding sequence ATGACCGATCCCGCCTTCGGCCCGCTCGCTGGCCTCAAGGTTCTCGACATCGCGACGATCATCGCCGCGCCCTTCGCCGCCTCGCTGCTGGCAGATTTCGGCGCGGATGTCACCAAACTGGAGATCCCCGGTCGCGGTGACGGGCTGCGTAACTTCCCGCCGTTTCGCGACAACAAGCCGCTGTGGTGGAAAGTAACCAACCGTGGCAAACGCTATGGGACGCTGGACCTGCGGCAGCCCGAGGGCTTGGCGGTGATCAAGCAGATCATCGCCCAAAACGATGTGCTGGTGGAAAACTTCCGCCCCGGCACGCTGGCGAAATGGGGGCTGGACCGCGAGACGCTGTGGCAGATCAACCCCAAGCTGGTGATCCTGCGCGTCTCGGCCTTCGGCCAGACCGGGCCCACGTCGAAACAGGGCGGCTTTGCGCGGATCTTCGAGGCGATGGGCGGGCTGACCCATATCACCGGCACCAAGGACGGCGATCCGGTGCATCCGGGCTATCCCATCGCCGATGCCATCGGCGGGCTGTTTGGCGCGTTCTCGATCTGCGCCGCGCTGCTGGGCATCGCGCGCAACGGCACGCAGGGCGAAGAGATCGACCTTGCCCTGACCGAGGCGACCTTCCGTCTGCTGGAAAATCTGGCAATCGAATACGATCAACTGGGTCAGGTGCGCGAGCGCGACGGCAACAACAACCAGTACACCGCCCCGGCGAATGTGTTTCGCACCGGCGACGGGCGCTATGTCACCGTGACCGGCTCGACCGACTCGATGTCAGCGGCCAATATGCGCGCCATAGGTCGTGCCGATCTGATCGACGATCCCCGCTTCAAGACCAACCGCGACAGGATGCGCTATCGCGAGGAGCTGGACGGCGTGTTTCGCGCCTATATGGAGAGCCACACGCTGGATCAGGTGCTGGCCGATTTCACCCGTGAGAACGGGGCTATCGGGCCGATCTATTCCGTCGAACAGATCTTCGCCGACGCCCAGATGCAGGACCGCGAGGCAATCACCCTGGTGGCGGACGAGGATTTCGGCACCGTGCGCATGCAGAATGTGGTCCCGCGCCTGACGCGCAACCCGGGCAAGATCCGCTGGGCGGCCAAATCGCTGGGCGCGGACAATGACGCGATCTTCCGCGATCTGGGTCTGACCCCTGCGCAGATCGCCGGTCTGCGCGCCAATGGCATCGTGTGA
- a CDS encoding oxepin-CoA hydrolase, alternative type — translation MKSTTEIRIETRGAVRILTMDGPSSRNSISRPQYEALTAAVIDAGHDTAVRAIVLTGAQGFFSSGGNVAALQESRQLPLSEVSRNTDALAAMILAIRTCPTPLVAAVEGGAAGLGVALALSCDMVTASAGAKFTVAYVKIGLTPDGGTTHFLREALPRQLASELCMLGRPVSAERLHAAGVVNVVADAGGALAAALELAEALATGASAAIETIKSQLASAPQNALAQQVDIEGRGINAARYGSEAGEGLAAFLEKRRPDFSNPGQE, via the coding sequence ATGAAAAGCACAACCGAAATCCGCATCGAGACCCGCGGCGCGGTCCGCATCCTGACCATGGACGGTCCCAGCTCGCGCAACTCGATCAGCCGCCCGCAGTACGAGGCGCTGACCGCCGCCGTCATTGACGCCGGGCACGACACGGCGGTGCGCGCCATCGTCCTGACCGGGGCGCAGGGGTTCTTTTCGTCGGGCGGCAATGTCGCCGCGCTGCAGGAAAGCCGCCAGTTGCCGCTGTCCGAGGTCAGCCGCAACACCGACGCGCTGGCGGCGATGATCTTGGCGATCCGCACCTGCCCGACGCCGCTGGTCGCCGCGGTCGAGGGCGGGGCCGCCGGGCTGGGGGTAGCACTGGCGCTGTCGTGCGACATGGTTACCGCCTCGGCCGGGGCGAAATTCACCGTGGCATATGTGAAGATCGGGCTGACCCCGGACGGCGGCACCACCCATTTCCTGCGCGAAGCCTTGCCGCGCCAGCTGGCGTCCGAGCTGTGCATGCTGGGCCGCCCGGTCAGCGCCGAGCGGTTGCACGCCGCCGGTGTGGTCAATGTGGTGGCCGACGCGGGCGGCGCGCTGGCTGCGGCGCTGGAGCTGGCCGAGGCGCTGGCCACCGGGGCCAGTGCCGCGATCGAAACGATCAAATCGCAGCTCGCCAGCGCGCCGCAAAACGCCTTGGCCCAGCAGGTCGATATCGAGGGCCGGGGCATCAACGCCGCGCGCTATGGCAGTGAGGCGGGCGAGGGGCTGGCGGCCTTCCTTGAAAAACGCCGCCCCGATTTCAGCAACCCGGGACAGGAGTAA
- a CDS encoding acyl-CoA dehydrogenase family protein — protein MIRDQTRLDALLGDVHDWVRAVAHPAEDRVAQTDEVPTEIVADMAARGFFGWSIPQAYGGAGLTTEELVMGAMELSQCAVAFRARVGTNTGIGSEALVADGTEAQKADYLPRLASGEITGSFALTEPDAGSDASSLTTSARRDGDDYILNGRKCYITNAPIAGLFTVFARTDPDSKGARGVSAFLVERDMPGLSTSAPYAMMGQRGSPVGEVLLEDVRVPASAVIGGLEGQGFRTAMKVLNKQRVHLAALCTGPAIRMLDLAMDHAETRHQSGQAIIDFQLVAALLADCQTEIEAARALILQTARARDDGKDIALEASICKYFASEACGRIADRCVQVFGGAGYVANASTIERYYRDVRLFRLYEGTSQIHQLNIVKQMRKRRDTA, from the coding sequence ATGATCCGCGATCAGACCCGGCTCGACGCCCTTCTGGGCGATGTCCACGATTGGGTGCGCGCGGTGGCGCATCCGGCCGAGGACCGCGTGGCACAAACCGACGAGGTTCCCACCGAGATCGTCGCCGACATGGCCGCGCGCGGCTTTTTCGGCTGGTCGATCCCGCAGGCTTACGGCGGCGCGGGGCTGACGACCGAGGAACTGGTGATGGGAGCGATGGAGCTGTCGCAATGCGCGGTGGCCTTTCGCGCGCGGGTCGGCACCAACACCGGCATCGGGTCCGAAGCGCTGGTCGCGGATGGCACCGAGGCGCAGAAAGCCGACTACCTGCCGCGCCTTGCCAGCGGCGAAATCACCGGCTCGTTCGCGCTGACCGAACCGGACGCCGGGTCCGATGCCAGCTCGCTCACCACTTCGGCCCGCAGGGATGGCGATGACTACATCCTGAACGGGCGCAAATGCTATATCACCAACGCGCCCATCGCTGGCCTGTTCACCGTCTTCGCGCGCACCGATCCTGACAGCAAGGGCGCGCGCGGGGTGTCGGCGTTTCTGGTCGAGCGGGACATGCCGGGTCTGTCAACCTCGGCCCCCTACGCGATGATGGGACAACGCGGCTCGCCGGTCGGTGAGGTGCTGCTTGAAGACGTCCGCGTGCCCGCCAGCGCCGTGATCGGCGGGCTTGAGGGCCAAGGGTTCCGCACTGCGATGAAGGTGCTCAACAAGCAGCGCGTCCATCTGGCCGCCCTGTGTACCGGCCCGGCGATCCGCATGCTGGATCTGGCGATGGACCACGCCGAAACGCGCCACCAGTCGGGGCAGGCGATCATCGACTTCCAGCTGGTCGCGGCCCTGCTGGCCGATTGCCAGACCGAGATCGAAGCGGCCCGCGCGCTGATCCTGCAGACCGCGCGGGCGCGCGACGATGGCAAGGACATCGCGCTTGAAGCGTCGATCTGCAAGTATTTCGCCTCCGAGGCCTGCGGGCGCATCGCAGACCGCTGCGTTCAGGTCTTCGGCGGCGCGGGCTATGTCGCCAATGCGTCGACCATCGAGCGGTACTACCGCGATGTCAGGCTGTTTCGTCTCTACGAGGGCACCAGCCAGATCCATCAGTTGAACATTGTCAAGCAGATGCGCAAACGGCGAGACACTGCCTGA
- a CDS encoding helix-turn-helix transcriptional regulator — MDTQPPDFARLAYDSAPTGIVLTEQRVIRTCNVTFALLLGYRVDELVGQSFRVLYESDEEFEDIRDIGLIMLQQTGQYIDERLVRHRAGHGIWCRFRARTLVPQAPLERVVMSFAPINDAEPITLSKRERQVLELMNRRLTSKEIAKQLGLSPRTIDDVRSRLIKRFGVRRAQDLLGRLSGRQG; from the coding sequence ATGGATACCCAGCCCCCCGATTTCGCCCGCCTCGCCTATGATTCTGCCCCCACCGGCATCGTGCTGACCGAACAGCGCGTGATCCGCACCTGCAACGTAACCTTCGCCCTGCTGCTGGGTTACCGGGTGGACGAGCTGGTTGGCCAGTCGTTCCGCGTGCTCTATGAGTCAGACGAAGAATTCGAAGATATTCGCGATATCGGCCTGATCATGCTGCAGCAGACCGGGCAATACATTGATGAACGGCTGGTGCGGCACCGTGCGGGCCATGGCATCTGGTGCCGGTTTCGCGCCCGCACGCTGGTGCCGCAGGCACCGCTGGAACGGGTGGTCATGAGCTTCGCACCGATCAACGATGCCGAGCCGATCACCCTGTCCAAACGCGAACGTCAGGTGCTGGAGCTGATGAACCGCCGCCTGACCAGCAAGGAAATCGCCAAACAACTGGGTCTGAGCCCGCGCACCATCGACGATGTGCGCAGCCGGTTGATCAAACGATTCGGCGTGCGCCGCGCGCAGGATCTGCTGGGCCGGTTAAGCGGGCGTCAGGGCTGA
- a CDS encoding acetylornithine deacetylase/succinyl-diaminopimelate desuccinylase family protein translates to MPQTQHAALTEALHARRDDLIALTQDLIRIPTLNPPGENYRDICEYLDRRLRRMGFETQLIRAYGTPGDCDAYPRWNVVSRREGKRPGDCVHFTSHIDVVDVGAGWTVDPFGGLLRDGKIYGRGACDMKGGLAASIVAVEAFLETFPDFAGAIEISGTADEESGGYGGVAYLAEKGFFSPERVQHVIIPEPLQKDRVCLGHRGGWWAEIETFGEIAHGSMPFLGDCAVRHMGAVLDVFEDRLFPAMAARRTDMPVVPEGARSSTMNINSIHGGQPEQQPGSTALPSHCVPDSCRIVIDRRYLVEETRDSVQAEITDLLDGLKRDRPNFDYAMKELNHVIPSMTDRDAPIARTVAAAIESVMGKTAEFVASPGSYDQKHIDRIGKLKNCVAYGPGLLELAHKPDEYVGVDDMMDSAAVMAQSLVSLLLPATINGETN, encoded by the coding sequence ATGCCCCAAACGCAGCACGCCGCCCTGACCGAAGCCCTTCATGCGCGGCGCGACGACCTGATCGCCCTGACGCAGGATCTGATCCGCATTCCGACGCTGAACCCGCCGGGCGAGAACTATCGCGATATCTGCGAGTATCTCGACCGTCGCCTGCGCCGGATGGGGTTCGAGACGCAGCTGATCCGGGCCTATGGCACGCCGGGCGACTGCGACGCCTACCCGCGCTGGAACGTCGTGTCGCGGCGCGAGGGCAAGAGGCCGGGCGATTGCGTGCATTTCACCAGCCATATCGACGTGGTGGATGTGGGGGCGGGCTGGACGGTAGACCCGTTCGGCGGGCTGTTGCGCGACGGCAAGATCTATGGCCGGGGCGCCTGCGACATGAAGGGCGGGCTGGCTGCGTCCATCGTCGCGGTCGAGGCGTTTTTGGAAACCTTCCCCGATTTCGCGGGCGCGATCGAGATTTCGGGCACGGCGGACGAGGAATCGGGCGGCTATGGCGGCGTGGCCTATCTGGCCGAGAAGGGATTCTTCTCGCCTGAGCGCGTGCAGCACGTGATTATCCCCGAGCCGCTGCAAAAGGACCGCGTCTGTCTGGGCCACCGCGGCGGCTGGTGGGCCGAGATCGAAACCTTCGGCGAGATCGCCCATGGCTCGATGCCGTTTCTGGGCGATTGCGCCGTGCGCCACATGGGCGCGGTGCTCGACGTGTTCGAGGACCGGCTTTTCCCGGCGATGGCGGCGCGGCGCACCGATATGCCCGTGGTGCCCGAGGGTGCGCGCTCGTCAACGATGAACATCAATTCGATCCATGGCGGCCAGCCCGAGCAGCAGCCCGGCTCGACCGCGCTGCCCTCGCATTGCGTGCCCGACAGCTGCCGGATCGTGATTGACCGGCGCTATCTGGTCGAGGAAACCCGCGACAGCGTTCAGGCCGAGATCACCGATCTGCTGGACGGCCTGAAACGCGACCGGCCGAACTTTGACTATGCGATGAAAGAGCTGAACCATGTCATCCCCTCGATGACCGACCGTGACGCGCCCATTGCGCGCACCGTGGCCGCAGCCATTGAATCGGTGATGGGCAAGACCGCAGAATTCGTAGCCTCCCCCGGGAGTTACGACCAAAAGCACATTGATCGTATCGGTAAGTTGAAAAACTGCGTTGCGTATGGGCCGGGACTGCTGGAACTTGCGCACAAACCAGACGAATATGTCGGCGTTGACGATATGATGGACAGCGCGGCGGTCATGGCTCAAAGCCTCGTGTCGCTGCTTCTGCCTGCCACTATAAACGGGGAGACCAACTGA
- a CDS encoding ABC transporter substrate-binding protein, which translates to MKHLTALILASSTALFATAAAADQTNIRVAMQLEPPNLDPTAGAAQAVDSVVYSNIFEGLTRFMSDGSVVPGLAESWEISEDGLVYTFHLRSGVTFHDGSTMDAEDVKFSLDRARAEDSTNAQKALFAGITDVTVVDPLTVQITLGEPNGAMLFNLAWGDAVIVAPESIADAATHPIGTGAFMFDNWVQGDHIDIVRNPSYWGTPAALDSATFRFISDPTAAFAAVMAEDVDVFVGFPAPENLPQFEADPRFQVLVGNTEGETILAMNNAQAPFDNLLVRQAVAHAIDRQAVIDGAMYGIGTPIGTHFAPHNPDYVDLTALSAYDPDRSRELLAEAGFPEGFTTTLKLPPPSYARRGGEIIAAQLRAVGITAEIENQEWAQWLENTFRGHDFGMTIVSHTEPMDIGIYANPEYYFQYNNPDFQALMTTLTSTTDPEERSSLLAQAQTMIAEDYVVGFLFELAVPTVARAGIEGLWLNQPTAAIDLTGVSWP; encoded by the coding sequence ATGAAACATCTGACGGCGCTTATCCTGGCCAGTTCAACGGCCCTGTTCGCGACCGCTGCGGCGGCCGACCAGACCAACATCCGCGTGGCGATGCAGCTTGAGCCGCCAAACCTTGATCCGACCGCCGGGGCGGCGCAGGCGGTCGACTCGGTCGTGTATTCGAACATCTTTGAAGGGCTGACGCGCTTCATGTCGGATGGCTCGGTGGTTCCCGGTCTGGCCGAGAGCTGGGAGATTTCCGAAGACGGGCTGGTCTACACCTTCCACCTACGGTCGGGCGTGACCTTCCACGACGGCTCGACCATGGACGCCGAGGATGTGAAATTCAGCCTTGACCGCGCCCGGGCCGAGGACAGCACCAACGCGCAAAAAGCCCTGTTCGCCGGCATCACCGACGTGACGGTGGTTGATCCGCTGACGGTGCAGATCACGCTGGGTGAGCCTAATGGCGCCATGCTGTTCAACCTCGCCTGGGGGGACGCGGTGATCGTGGCGCCCGAGAGCATCGCCGATGCGGCGACGCATCCCATCGGCACCGGCGCGTTCATGTTCGACAACTGGGTGCAGGGCGATCACATCGATATCGTGCGCAACCCCTCCTACTGGGGCACGCCTGCCGCGCTGGACTCCGCGACCTTCCGCTTCATCTCGGACCCGACCGCTGCCTTTGCGGCGGTGATGGCCGAGGATGTGGATGTCTTCGTCGGCTTCCCGGCCCCCGAAAACCTGCCGCAGTTCGAAGCCGATCCGCGGTTCCAGGTGCTGGTCGGCAACACCGAGGGCGAGACGATTCTGGCGATGAACAACGCGCAGGCACCGTTCGACAACCTGCTGGTGCGTCAGGCCGTGGCGCATGCCATCGACCGTCAGGCGGTCATCGACGGGGCGATGTATGGCATCGGCACGCCGATCGGCACGCATTTCGCGCCGCACAACCCCGACTACGTCGATCTGACGGCGCTGTCGGCCTATGATCCCGACCGTTCGCGCGAATTGCTGGCCGAGGCTGGCTTCCCCGAGGGCTTTACCACCACGCTCAAGCTGCCGCCGCCCTCTTACGCCCGTCGCGGCGGCGAGATCATCGCCGCGCAGCTGCGCGCGGTCGGCATCACCGCCGAGATCGAGAACCAGGAATGGGCGCAATGGCTGGAGAATACCTTCCGCGGCCATGATTTCGGCATGACCATCGTCAGCCATACCGAGCCGATGGACATCGGCATCTACGCCAATCCCGAGTACTACTTCCAGTACAACAACCCGGACTTTCAGGCGCTGATGACGACGCTGACCTCGACCACCGATCCCGAGGAACGCTCAAGCCTGCTGGCCCAGGCGCAGACGATGATCGCCGAGGACTACGTGGTTGGCTTCCTGTTCGAGCTGGCCGTGCCGACGGTCGCCCGTGCAGGCATCGAAGGGCTGTGGCTGAACCAGCCGACCGCCGCCATCGACCTGACCGGCGTCAGCTGGCCGTAA
- a CDS encoding ABC transporter permease, translated as MIRYTIGRLTSLCLSLLVASMVIFAVVEVVPGDPAAYMLGVNARPDTVAALRTELGLDVSKPERYLAWTTGMLSGDFGQSYTYRTPVSQMILDRVWVSVPLALFALTLTILIAFPAGIYAASRRGRAGDMTVMGATQFGVAVPNFWFAMILVLIFAIKLRWFSAGGFPGWENGFFTGLKALLLPAIALALPQAAILARVMRSSLLDMLNEDFIRTARAKGLNRRQALWRHAVRNALIPVLTIIGLQFSFLLAGGIVIEQVFFLPGLGRLIFQAISSRDLIVVESVVMLLVFLVIVVNFAVDLAYALVDPRLRTRS; from the coding sequence ATGATCCGATACACAATCGGTCGACTGACCTCGCTTTGCCTGAGCCTGCTCGTGGCTTCGATGGTGATCTTCGCCGTGGTCGAGGTCGTGCCCGGCGATCCGGCGGCGTATATGCTGGGCGTCAACGCCCGCCCCGACACCGTGGCCGCACTGCGCACCGAGCTGGGTCTCGATGTGTCGAAGCCCGAGCGCTATCTGGCGTGGACCACCGGCATGCTGAGCGGCGATTTCGGGCAGTCGTATACCTACCGCACCCCTGTGTCGCAGATGATCCTTGACCGGGTCTGGGTTTCGGTTCCGCTGGCGCTGTTTGCCTTGACGCTGACCATTCTCATCGCCTTTCCCGCCGGGATCTACGCTGCCAGCCGCCGGGGCCGGGCGGGGGACATGACGGTGATGGGGGCCACGCAATTCGGGGTGGCGGTGCCGAACTTCTGGTTCGCGATGATCCTTGTGCTGATCTTCGCGATCAAACTGCGCTGGTTTTCCGCCGGGGGCTTTCCCGGGTGGGAGAACGGCTTCTTCACCGGCCTGAAGGCGCTGCTGTTGCCCGCCATCGCGCTGGCCCTGCCGCAGGCCGCCATTCTGGCGCGGGTCATGCGCTCGTCGCTGCTGGACATGCTGAACGAGGATTTCATCCGCACCGCCCGCGCCAAGGGCCTGAACCGGCGGCAGGCGCTGTGGCGCCACGCCGTGCGCAACGCGCTGATCCCGGTGCTGACCATCATCGGGTTGCAATTCTCGTTCCTGCTGGCCGGGGGTATCGTCATCGAGCAGGTGTTCTTCCTGCCCGGTCTGGGCCGGCTGATCTTTCAGGCGATCTCGTCGCGCGATCTGATCGTGGTCGAGAGCGTGGTGATGCTGCTCGTGTTCCTCGTCATTGTCGTCAATTTCGCGGTTGATCTGGCCTATGCGCTGGTCGACCCCCGCCTGAGAACCCGCTCATGA
- a CDS encoding ABC transporter permease, which yields MPRSLILGTFLSVLFLGAAVLSFVWTPYDIETLSIPSRLQTPSLTHWLGTDQLGRDILSMIMMGARTSIAVALLAVGIGMGLGVPLGLLAAARRGSLLDELIMRGNDLIFAFPSLVIAILITAVFGASAMNAIVAIGIFNIPVFARLTRGAALSLWSRDFILAARVSGKSATRISIEHILPNIANLMIVQGTIQFSLGILAEAALSYIGLGAQPPTASWGRMLADAQTLASIAPHVALMPGLAIVFMVLGLNLMGDGLRDLLDPRLRVART from the coding sequence CTGCCACGCAGCCTGATCCTGGGCACCTTCCTGTCCGTCCTGTTTCTGGGGGCGGCGGTGCTGTCCTTTGTCTGGACCCCCTACGACATCGAAACCCTCTCGATCCCTTCGCGCCTGCAGACCCCAAGCCTGACGCATTGGCTGGGCACCGACCAACTGGGCCGCGATATCCTGTCGATGATCATGATGGGCGCGCGCACCTCGATTGCCGTGGCCTTGCTGGCCGTCGGTATCGGCATGGGGCTGGGCGTGCCTTTGGGGCTGCTGGCCGCCGCACGGCGCGGGTCGCTGCTGGACGAGCTGATCATGCGCGGCAACGATCTGATCTTTGCCTTCCCCTCGCTGGTCATCGCCATCCTGATCACCGCTGTCTTCGGCGCAAGCGCAATGAATGCGATTGTCGCTATCGGGATCTTCAACATCCCCGTCTTCGCCCGCCTGACGCGCGGTGCCGCGCTCAGCCTGTGGTCGCGCGATTTCATTCTGGCGGCGCGGGTGTCGGGTAAATCCGCCACGCGGATCTCAATCGAGCATATCCTGCCCAACATCGCCAATCTGATGATCGTGCAGGGCACCATCCAGTTTTCACTGGGCATTCTGGCCGAGGCCGCGCTCAGCTACATCGGCCTTGGCGCCCAGCCGCCGACCGCCAGCTGGGGCCGGATGCTGGCCGACGCACAGACCCTCGCCAGCATCGCGCCGCATGTCGCGCTGATGCCGGGGCTTGCCATCGTGTTCATGGTGCTGGGGCTTAACCTGATGGGCGACGGGTTGCGCGACCTGCTCGACCCCCGTTTGCGGGTGGCCCGGACATGA